The Carassius auratus strain Wakin chromosome 34, ASM336829v1, whole genome shotgun sequence genomic sequence CTGCACAGGCTGTtaataccttaaaaaaaaagaaaaagaaagtatatgaaaagtaatacattttgcCAACTGTTcataccaaaaaataaatcaaatgaaagatGATTAAGACGTAAAcaaattaatagattttaaaccatcttttttttttactgaagagtGTATTGTGTAAGTTGTATCTTGTTAATCTATAGAATAAATCTCAGGATTATTATCTCAGTGTTATTATCAGTGATCACCTTCAGCAGTGCTTGTGGCCAGACTTTAATAGAGCCGCGATTTAACAAGGTCTGAACCACCCTGTGAGGTTCCCACTCTTGCCGAACCACAGAACTTTGTAGAACACTCGATAACGGTGAGCATCCGTTATAATCAATGGCATTGATATCAGCCCCATTGTCCAAGAGAAGCTCCACCAACTTCAGCTGAACATTGCGGGCTGCCTTGTGTAGAGGGCTGCGCCGCTGTTTATCAGCCAAATTAATGTTAGCTCCATAGACCAGGAGGAGACGACAGATCTCGAGGTATCGTTCATCTTGGCTGTCGACTGTCTTTTCTTGGGCGACTCCACAAACAACTCCAAGTGGCGTTTCACCCGAAGAGCTGCTATGGTTCACACAGGCTCCGAATCGTAGGTACAGCTGTGCATGGTGGGGCAGACCATGTCTAGCTGCCACATGCAGCGGTGTTTCATCCTCCTCTTCACTGGATAAGTTCACTGTGGCACCATATCTCACCAAGGCTTTTGCACAACTGCAATAgaaattgtaataattgtaaataatcttTGAGGTGGAGGATTTGTTGCTCATATTTGCACTACACTCTTAAAGAgattaaatattgttaatatgCATTTCATATAAGTTTGTACGGGTGAGTTATCATTTTACTATTATATTAAGTCTTTTATAATTACTAATTCTACTTATGATTATACTAATTATAAGGTGTAATAAAAGTtcttagcattaaatattactatcaaaaattaaattttgatatatttaccgtaatacaattacaaaatatattcatggaagatgatctttacttaatatcctaatgatttttggcataaaagaaaaataatagatAAGTTTgaccatacaatgtttttttggctattgctaaaaatataccccagcgacttaagactggttttgtgctccagggtcacatatgttttaCATGGCTGCCTGATACAGGAATATATGCAGGggtggttttgtgatccagggtcacatatagtgtattatgtattatattcatattatgaTACCGTAGTGACTGGGGTGTTCTGCAGAGATGTAAGGCAGTCAGTCCCTCGTCTGTCATCTGGTTAGGATTAGCCCCATGTTCCAGCAGCAGCTCTACACATTCAGTGCTGGCGTTTACACAGGCCTCATGAAGTGCCGCTTTTCCTCCTGCAATAAGGTTGGGGTGTGCGCCGTGTTCCAGTAAATATTGCAGACATTCAGCGAAACCTTGAGCAGCAGCAATACACAGTGGGCTTGTCAGTTCTCTTTTATACTCCAAAGACCAAAGACCTGGAATGGGAAATATTGTCAGAACATCACAACTGATGtgttttaataattgaattaatattaTAGAAAACActccaaaattattatttatttatttaaagaatcaCTTTAATATAAATTACACACCTGACATACTGTTCAAAGGATTGGGGTaagaaatttaattttatttaaagaaattaatacttttattcagcaagtatggattaaattgatcaagagtggcagtctttttttattgtatttttattgtatttttttatctacttgaaataaatgctgttcttttgaatttttatgGTACTTTAATGTACCATAAAATTTTCACAAAAagattaagcagtacaactgtaagaaatgtttcttaagcaccaaatatgcaaaaaaaaagataaataatgatagataaattaaataaatatttttatttctccacAGAAGATTATTCTctaaaaaatgtagatacaataacatttacttctaataatctgttaaaaaatattgataaGTAAATTTATTGAAAGTAGAAACCGTATAATAAagtctaacaataaacaattttaataaaattacaattattgaaaaataaataaatataaaatacatctaaatatGTAAATCTAATCAAAATTGTCCATAGCAGCAACACAATATGTTTGTTTCATCTCTGTTATAGAATAAACTACATATTTCTTTCATTCATCCGTACAgcacaaaaaagtacaatcttttTGATACACCTCCAAAGTTTCTATCCCATAAAGGACTGTTTTTACCTGAGGGTCCAAAGGTGGTGTCTGTTTTAGCTTGCCACTCAAGTTCCTCACAGCTCACATTGTAAAAGACATCAACATCAATATAGTTCCTTTTAAGAAGGTTACGAAGCCCTCCTGTGTCTCCCTTCACTACAGCTCTGTAGAGCCATAATGAGCGTAAATGAGCTCTTTCCCAATGATCCTGTCCTAACTCACAGCTATCATCCAGCAGAGCCTGCCATCCATTCAGCTGCACGGTGGAACAAAGGTTCTCAAAGCGCATAGTTCTGAGCATCCTCTTACCTTTTCAAATGGCTTCGGCTTTCAAGGACTTGAGTTTATATAGTGCTAGTCATGTTTTCCTATGGCTTTAAGCACTTTTTGCCTCTATTTTTAGTAGGCCATTGTTCTCCATCAGTTGCTCATAGCTTACTGGGGCCATTTTTAGTTGTTGATGTATGAGATAAATACTAAATCCTTTGAGCTTCTTACATCTATGCCCATTTGTTGCCTTTTGTTTCATTTGAATAATAGACCCGTCTTTCCAGGATATTTAAGCTCCACTGTTAAACGGATCAAATTTTATATCCTACTTCCATGAATGTTAAAAAGTGCATGCAGTGTCACAGGTTTAGAAGATATTTACAATAGAGTGTTTAATTGCAATGGCATAATCTCTAGGTTTTATGAGATCATTCATTTCGAGGGCACACCAGGAAAATCTTTACTGGAATCTGCAGAATGAGCGTAGGGGTGTTGCATGGAGACAGACCCAAACAGCGACTGGGATCAGGGCTCTTGAGTGCTGGTCTGTGCATGTCATTCATATGCACAGAAGATTACCACAATCCCTTAGAAATCCTGTGTCAACTCCACACAGATTCCTCACCTCACTCGCCCACAGATAGTATGAAGCACAATGCTGTGAGTTAAGTGATAAAGGACTTGTAGAGCGTGGCACATTTAGTCTATTTTAGAAGACGCAAGCTTTGTTATCCTTGCATGAAAAGCTTCAGTATGTCAGTGTGTCTCATGTAAGATGCCTGTCTCACCAGAAGGGAGTGCAGGGAATGTGAGGGGCGTTTGTTAGGAGACACGCTGTCCATGGTAAAAGCCTGGATTACAGTATGACTCATATATGTTATTTACATATTCAGATGATATCCAGCTTTACAGCAGGTCATTACCAAAtggttaaattagattttttgttaaaaatgtcaatttataTTGGAGAAAAAAATTCCTTTTAAgagggtagttcacccaaaaatgaaaagaataacTTTTGTTGTTCTTTGAAaccatattaagatattttttaaagaaaatatcaaGCAAGTATGATTAAGGTTCTGTATTTGAGGATCGGCTCAtaggcatctatggttccattaAAAACCTGTGACATCCATGGAACATTTCCAAtgtacaaaaggttctttatagtggaaaaaggttcttccgactatgtatgtatgtatgtttatatgtgtatTCAAGCATACATCAAATGAGTCTCTTCTGAAGACTTGGATTGAATCAAATTCAACCAAGTTAAATCATCGTGTGTTTTGTCTAATGGGTTTGGAATAGTGGCTGCATTTGACAAAACCCTAGGGGTATGGCTTCACAATACAGGGGTGGGGGAGATCCCCCTCAATTGAAATCTATAGAACCAGGTTATGGCAGGGGAGGCCATATTCTCCTATACGAAAACACCACCCCTGGTTTATAATAatataaggatgagtaaatgatgacagaattttcctttttggggtgTATTAGTTTGGTATATGATTTCTATATGTGCTGTCAGAATAAGACCAATGTTCCGTGCAGTTTCATTGTTAGCCTAGCTGGCTAACCAGCATAACATTGTTCACCAGCAAAATCTGTTAGTCAACCAGTGTTATCAGAGAGACCAAACGGGTTGCCTAGCATATTTTGTTGGTGAACAACATGTTTGTGCTGGTTCACCAACTAATCCAGCACAAAACAAGCAGCAGAGCAGCAGGGAGGCTTTCTGGCTAAACTCTTTTAGAAGCTAGAATCCCATTCTGGGAACCAGACTTTATACATGTTGTTGTTATTCACAACCAATGCACAGGATATGCTGCTTTTCAACAGGATACTGAAGCTCAAGAACATGACTGATATGAATATTAACAGTATATAAGCATTGTTGAATTTGCCAATTTTAGAAAGctttatacttttaaaaagtccactctgaaacattttgaaagattAATTACACAAAGGTTAGTGTACACATTTCTGTATGCTTCAGACcaatgtaatgatgctgaactataaaaacacattttcattgtcttccttaaaataaagttagacaatcattgtttcattttaaatctctGTCTTTTTCATCAAATCTGACTCACCCCGTTTCTGAGCAGTCCATATCAGTTCATCGCTCTGAAATTCAAGAACTTTGTTCAGTTGCTCTGGATCAGAGACTCCATCCTGCATGTCTCTCCAGTGGTGGGTTAGCAGGTCACTGAGAACAGGGGGACACAGAAAGTCCATCCCTGGTTGTTTATGACCCTTGGTCCTTTCTTTCCTATCCCCCTGACTGCAGTTTAAAGACGACCGCCTTCTCTCTGTCAAGAATGTGGCCTTTCGACTAACAACACCTGCCCCACTACCTTGAGAGAGCATGGCTAATAATGACAATCCTTTCCACTTCTTACCTTTCTGATTTTATGGCTATTTATATTATCACTGTTGCTCTATAACTTGTATTTTTAGTACAAATGACGTGATCAGTGCAGGGCAATTGCATGACAAGGGGCCTTGATCATGTTTTCATCAACAACACAGAGGCTGAGTGTTCAGAGAGGTCAGTTCGATAAATATGTCAGATGCACAAGCTGAATGGAAAGCATTGCTGGTGATATCACTACTGCACAAGCCAAAGATATAATCAGTCTCTCCATTTCAACAAATCATGAGGTGCAATGGCATTGTCCTCCAATCACAGCTGACCGGGAATCTGATCCTCAACAGTGCTTTAGATTGTGACCTTAATTCTGAAAGTCCCCTGATATGTCAACTGTTATTCCAGTGACAAGTGAAAGGGCAGCAGTTTCTCCTTAATGcaaactctttattttatttagcattaacTACACTGATCATTGGAATTAAGTAAAAACTATTTGTACATAGATATGAATTTTGATTTCTATTACAGACAGTTCTTATGCAGCTGTGTAGGTGTTAACATTGGCTGCACAATAATACGACCTCAGATGTAACCACAAACATGGGCTGCTGAAGATGAATATCTCCCAGTGATTTGATGACATaagtatttaaagggatagttcacccaaaaaagaaaatttgatgtttatctgcttacccccagggcatccaagatgtaggtgactttgtttcttcagcagaacacaaactgagatatttaactcaaaccgtcgcagtctgttagtcatataatgcaagtggatgggaatcacggataaaaaatacaaaaaaatatataaccctgctctcaatctcaattaggagtgtcaatggtcaatTTGAgcgataggtggcggtaatgcacttataattcTGCGATCCGCCGTAAAGCAAGCAAGAAGACGATGCCTCATGCGCAAGCTGTGTCGAGGATGCGCAGTACATTTCAGACAGTTCAGGCTTTTAAGTGCATCAGAGGGGGTCTTTAAAGTTTTTTCATACTCAGGACCACTGGAGAGATGGATTAGGGACTAGGGTTTAAGGACCTTTGTTACAAACTGGGGCCGTTTGCATAAAGACAGTAATAGTTTTTGG encodes the following:
- the LOC113053306 gene encoding ankyrin repeat and SOCS box protein 18-like isoform X1, which gives rise to MLSQGSGAGVVSRKATFLTERRRSSLNCSQGDRKERTKGHKQPGMDFLCPPVLSDLLTHHWRDMQDGVSDPEQLNKVLEFQSDELIWTAQKRGLWSLEYKRELTSPLCIAAAQGFAECLQYLLEHGAHPNLIAGGKAALHEACVNASTECVELLLEHGANPNQMTDEGLTALHLCRTPQSLRCAKALVRYGATVNLSSEEEDETPLHVAARHGLPHHAQLYLRFGACVNHSSSSGETPLGVVCGVAQEKTVDSQDERYLEICRLLLVYGANINLADKQRRSPLHKAARNVQLKLVELLLDNGADINAIDYNGCSPLSSVLQSSVVRQEWEPHRVVQTLLNRGSIKVWPQALLKVLTACADAPKTVEILFNSYTLVPVTSKWVEAIPEDIFHFHRTFYESLFALEYKPRSLQHLCRSALRKQFEKNCCSLVARLPVPKPLQQYLLLEPEGYID
- the LOC113053306 gene encoding ankyrin repeat and SOCS box protein 18-like isoform X2, whose translation is MLRTMRFENLCSTVQLNGWQALLDDSCELGQDHWERAHLRSLWLYRAVVKGDTGGLRNLLKRNYIDVDVFYNVSCEELEWQAKTDTTFGPSGLWSLEYKRELTSPLCIAAAQGFAECLQYLLEHGAHPNLIAGGKAALHEACVNASTECVELLLEHGANPNQMTDEGLTALHLCRTPQSLRCAKALVRYGATVNLSSEEEDETPLHVAARHGLPHHAQLYLRFGACVNHSSSSGETPLGVVCGVAQEKTVDSQDERYLEICRLLLVYGANINLADKQRRSPLHKAARNVQLKLVELLLDNGADINAIDYNGCSPLSSVLQSSVVRQEWEPHRVVQTLLNRGSIKVWPQALLKVLTACADAPKTVEILFNSYTLVPVTSKWVEAIPEDIFHFHRTFYESLFALEYKPRSLQHLCRSALRKQFEKNCCSLVARLPVPKPLQQYLLLEPEGYID